In Macadamia integrifolia cultivar HAES 741 chromosome 5, SCU_Mint_v3, whole genome shotgun sequence, a single window of DNA contains:
- the LOC122079855 gene encoding inactive leucine-rich repeat receptor-like protein kinase CORYNE, translating into MDKRRQKDHLNHRNLTLLVLFIFWFIHTIQCREEMTEQIPTESPSPSRVPDLKNDLRRISLSIFLGILTGFLCAVLFVCFVRLVLHYMSRTPILKGPVIFTPKINPKTLQSALSNDNNQLIGSSPNGKYYKTVLDGGLAFAVKKLEPFDKSCPEIQSKSVKRRIQQELETLAELKHRNVMRLRAYVREPLRLSLVYDCIPTGSLEDAMSRVRENQLQLSWEVRLRIAVGVIKGLQHLHFGCSPGVLHHNLKPTNIMLNSEFEPMLSDTGLAKLTPNYGTRASGYTAPECFQNCRCTDKSDIFSFGVILGVLLTGRDPLDPFFGEAVGGGSLGRWLRHLQQAGEAREALAKSILGDEGEEDEMLMAVRIAVVCLSDSPADRPSSDELVPMLTQLLSF; encoded by the exons ATGGATAAGAGAAGACAAAAGGACCATTTAAACCACAGAAACCTAACATTGCTTGTCCTGTTTATTTTCTGGTTTATTCATACCATCCAATGCCGAGAGGAAATGACCGAGCAAATCCCTACAGAGTCTCCGTCTCCATCTAGGGTTCCcgatttgaagaatgatcttAGAAGGATATCCCTCAGCATTTTTTTAGGAATTTTGACTGGGTTTCTCTGTGCGGTactttttgtttgctttgtgaGGCTTGTTCTTCATTACATGAGTAGAACCCCAATTCTCAAAGGCCCAGTGATCTTCACTCCTAAGATTAATCCCAAGACTCTCCAATCCGCTCTCTCAAACGACAACAACCAGTTGATTGGGTCCAGCCCTAATGGAAAGTATTACAAGACTGTTCTTGATGGGGGACTTGCCTTCGCAGTGAAGAAACTTGAACCCTTTGACAAGAGTTGCCCAGAGATTCAAAGCAAGTCTGTCAAGAGACGGATTCAGCAAGAACTTGAAACTTTGGCAGAGTTGAAACATCGGAATGTGATGAGGTTACGGGCTTATGTTCGTGAACCTCTTCGTTTGTCTTTGGTCTATGATTGCATCCCTACTGGCAGCCTTGAAGATGCAATGAGCAGAGTCCGGGAGAACCAGTTGCAGCTTAGCTGGGAAGTTAGGCTTAGGATAGCGGTTGGGGTCATCAAGGGTCTTCAGCATCTCCATTTTGGCTGCAGCCCAGGAGTTCTGCACCACAATCTGAAACCCACAAATATAATGTTAAATTCTGAGTTTGAGCCAATGCTCTCTGACACTGGCTTGGCCAAGCTTACACCCAATTATGGTACAAGGGCATCAGGCTACACTGCTCCTGAGTGTTTCCAGAATTGCAG GTGCACAGATAAGAGCGATATCTTCAGTTTTGGGGTGATATTGGGGGTTCTGCTCACTGGGAGAGATCCTTTGgatccattctttggggaagcAGTTGGTGGAGGAAGTTTGGGACGGTGGCTACGCCATTTGCAGCAAGCGGGTGAGGCACGAGAAGCATTAGCTAAGAGCATTCTTGGggatgaaggagaagaggatGAGATGCTAATGGCTGTGAGGATTGCTGTCGTGTGCCTATCAGATTCGCCGGCCGACCGGCCATCAAGTGATGAGCTTGTTCCCATGCTCACCCAGCTGCTAAGCTTTTGA
- the LOC122079005 gene encoding light-regulated protein, chloroplastic yields the protein MAALCFATSFPILTPTKISVATLPRSSPKILPLLESAQASRCPSIKAASSTDPSAVDYSSTISVFPAEACETIGGEACAAEMYPEAKIKTEDGNGVARTVPEMVDRDYVEYNEPKTVFPGEACDDLGGEFCEPDYQKGVY from the exons ATGGCAGCTTTGTGCTTTGCAACCTCCTTCCCAATCCTAACACCCACCAAAATCTCAGTGGCTACACTGCCGAGATCTTCTCCAAAGATACTACCACTACTAGAGAGTGCACAAGCCTCCCGTTGCCCATCGATCAAAGCAGCTTCTTCCACGGATCCTTCTGCGGTTGATTACAGTTCCACGATCTC TGTCTTCCCTGCAGAGGCCTGTGAAACAATAGGAGGAGAGGCTTGTGCAGCAGAAATGTATCCAGAAGCTAAGATTAAAACAGAGGACGGCAATGGTGTAGCCCGGACTGTTCCAGAGATGGTTGACAGAGATTATGTCGAGTATAATGAGCCCAAGAC GGTATTCCCAGGAGAAGCTTGTGATGATCTTGGAGGAGAATTTTGTGAACCTGATTACCAGAAGGGAGTCTACTAA